In the genome of Candidatus Omnitrophota bacterium, one region contains:
- a CDS encoding Rrf2 family transcriptional regulator: MIALSTKGRYGARLMLELALCYGREPVLLKDIAKRQAISEGYLQHLLPALKAAGLVNSTRGAHGGYMLAKPPSKITLKEVVQAMEGSLAPVRCIDAPSLCRRVRYCVTRDIWQDLRDNISRILESVTLQDMAERQRKNGKYSPTYSI, from the coding sequence ATGATAGCGCTTTCTACAAAAGGCCGGTATGGGGCAAGATTAATGTTGGAATTGGCTCTTTGCTATGGCAGAGAACCTGTCTTGCTGAAGGATATTGCCAAAAGACAGGCAATTTCTGAAGGATATTTACAGCATTTGCTTCCAGCGCTTAAAGCAGCCGGGTTGGTAAACTCAACCCGGGGAGCGCACGGAGGATATATGTTGGCCAAACCGCCCTCTAAAATAACCCTTAAAGAAGTGGTTCAAGCCATGGAGGGTTCCTTGGCGCCTGTGCGGTGTATTGATGCTCCTTCCCTCTGCCGGAGAGTCCGTTATTGTGTTACGCGGGATATCTGGCAAGATTTAAGAGATAACATATCGCGGATATTGGAATCAGTAACCCTGCAGGATATGGCTGAAAGGCAAAGGAAAAATGGAAAATATTCTCCCACCTACAGCATTTAA